A genomic region of Streptomyces sp. NBC_00247 contains the following coding sequences:
- a CDS encoding DUF389 domain-containing protein, giving the protein MDLIHVRAVSPPGLTDRVVALLADDPCVLNLIVQPGAARNPDGDAIACDVLTGGANEVLRGLRDIRLDQFGSIVVEPVDMAFSGRADEGGREELGPLARAPVWEQVEARIRAEARYPPSFYLYLVVAGLIGSVGIVTNSQILIVGAMVVGPEYGAIVSIALGIDRGDRATVRRGLKALGAGLTLTVAVTFLFSLMIRGFGFQSQAFEAGLRPVADLINTPNFFSVAVATLAGVVGIVSLTEARTSALLGVFISVTTIPAAAAIAVSVAFSSWQEAWGSLIQLLVNIVVLILVGTGTLRSQRAIWRRVSRRREGHVTDAEHG; this is encoded by the coding sequence ATGGACTTGATCCACGTCCGCGCGGTGAGCCCACCCGGCCTGACCGACCGGGTCGTCGCACTGCTGGCGGACGATCCGTGCGTCCTCAATCTGATCGTGCAGCCGGGGGCGGCCCGGAACCCGGACGGCGACGCGATCGCCTGCGACGTTCTGACCGGGGGCGCCAACGAGGTGCTCCGCGGTCTGCGGGACATCCGTCTGGACCAGTTCGGGTCCATCGTCGTCGAACCGGTGGACATGGCGTTCTCGGGGCGGGCCGACGAAGGCGGTCGCGAGGAGCTGGGACCGTTGGCGCGAGCCCCGGTCTGGGAGCAGGTGGAGGCCCGCATCCGCGCCGAGGCCAGGTATCCGCCGAGCTTCTACCTGTACCTGGTCGTCGCCGGTCTGATCGGCTCGGTGGGAATCGTCACCAACTCGCAGATCCTGATCGTGGGGGCCATGGTCGTCGGGCCCGAGTACGGGGCGATCGTCAGCATCGCGCTGGGTATCGACCGGGGCGACCGCGCCACGGTCCGAAGGGGCCTGAAGGCGCTCGGCGCCGGGCTGACGCTGACCGTGGCGGTCACCTTCCTCTTCAGCCTGATGATCCGGGGCTTCGGGTTCCAGTCGCAGGCGTTCGAGGCCGGGCTGCGTCCGGTGGCCGACCTGATCAACACGCCCAACTTCTTCTCGGTGGCGGTCGCGACGCTGGCGGGTGTCGTCGGCATCGTGTCGCTCACCGAGGCGCGGACGAGCGCGCTGCTCGGAGTGTTCATCTCGGTCACCACCATTCCGGCCGCCGCCGCCATCGCCGTTTCCGTCGCCTTCAGCAGCTGGCAGGAGGCCTGGGGGTCGCTGATCCAGCTCCTGGTGAACATCGTGGTTCTGATCCTCGTCGGCACCGGCACCCTGCGGTCGCAGCGCGCGATCTGGAGGCGGGTGTCCCGGCGGCGCGAAGGGCACGTCACGGACGCCGAGCACGGCTGA
- a CDS encoding metal-dependent hydrolase — translation MMGPAHSLSGAAAWLGVGAAAAAAGHTMPWPVLVVGALITAGAALAPDLDHKSATISRAFGPVSKGVCEVVDKLSHAVYKATRGPGDPRRNGGHRTLTHTWLWAVLTGAVASGAAILGGRWAVLAILFVHLVLAVEGLLWRAARVSSDVLVWLLGATSAWILAGLLDQPGNGSDWFFDAPGQEYMWLGLPILLGALVHDIGDALTVSGCPILWPIPLGRKRWYALGPPKAMRFRAGSWVELKVLMPVFMVLGGIGAAGALNII, via the coding sequence ATGATGGGACCGGCACACTCACTGTCCGGGGCGGCGGCCTGGCTCGGGGTGGGGGCGGCTGCCGCCGCCGCGGGTCACACCATGCCCTGGCCCGTCCTGGTCGTCGGGGCGCTGATCACGGCGGGCGCCGCCCTCGCCCCGGACCTGGACCACAAGTCGGCCACCATCTCCCGGGCCTTCGGACCGGTGTCCAAAGGGGTCTGCGAGGTCGTCGACAAGCTCTCGCACGCCGTCTACAAGGCCACCCGGGGTCCTGGTGACCCCCGGCGCAACGGCGGCCACCGGACCCTGACCCACACCTGGCTGTGGGCCGTCCTCACCGGTGCCGTGGCTTCGGGCGCCGCGATCCTCGGCGGACGCTGGGCGGTCCTCGCGATCCTCTTCGTCCACCTGGTGCTCGCCGTCGAGGGCCTGCTCTGGCGAGCCGCCCGCGTCTCCAGCGACGTACTGGTGTGGCTGCTCGGCGCGACCAGCGCCTGGATCCTCGCCGGCCTGCTGGACCAGCCCGGCAACGGCTCGGACTGGTTCTTCGACGCACCCGGCCAGGAATACATGTGGCTCGGACTGCCGATCCTGCTCGGGGCCCTCGTGCACGACATCGGGGACGCCCTGACCGTCTCGGGCTGCCCGATCCTCTGGCCCATCCCGCTCGGCCGCAAGCGCTGGTACGCGCTGGGGCCGCCTAAGGCGATGCGGTTCCGGGCCGGCAGCTGGGTGGAGCTGAAGGTGCTGATGCCCGTGTTCATGGTGCTCGGAGGCATCGGCGCGGCGGGCGCCCTCAACATCATCTGA
- a CDS encoding DUF2252 domain-containing protein, whose amino-acid sequence MPQDRRPASRTTPRATPAERAAAGRAVRRRVPRSAHAVFEPTARRFDPLTVLETQSAARVPDLVPLRYGRMTESPFRFYRGAAAIMAADLAGTPDSGITAQLCGDAHLLNFRLLASPERNLLFDINDFDETLPGPWEWDVKRLAASLVIAARANGFPDRERARLVRASVRSYRKSMAQYARMGNLEVWYARIDEARLRAVAAVQLAERGRENLDRALVKARTRDSRQVLGKLTEWSGGRRRIVSDPPLVVPLTELVPDAERIETEERFRVLLRRYARSLPSDRRALLSGFRLADVARKVVGVGSVGTRCWVLLLLGRDDDDPLFLQAKEADTSVLADHVGTSRYRNQGERVVAGQRLMQATSDIFLGWERAEGFDGRRRDFYLRQLRDWKGIAEPERMTPQGLTLFGEVCGATLARAHARSGDRIAIAGYLGKGDAFDRALGVFAEAYADRNERDHEALVAAVRAGRLPTADPSGTR is encoded by the coding sequence ATGCCCCAGGACCGCCGTCCCGCGTCGCGCACCACGCCACGCGCCACCCCCGCCGAACGGGCCGCCGCGGGCAGAGCCGTCCGCAGGAGGGTTCCCCGGTCGGCCCACGCGGTCTTCGAGCCCACCGCTCGCCGGTTCGATCCGCTGACGGTCCTGGAGACGCAGTCCGCGGCGCGCGTGCCGGATCTGGTCCCCCTCCGGTACGGCCGGATGACCGAATCGCCGTTCCGGTTCTACCGGGGCGCCGCCGCGATCATGGCGGCGGACCTGGCCGGCACGCCGGACTCCGGGATCACCGCGCAGCTGTGCGGGGACGCGCATCTGCTGAACTTCCGGCTGCTGGCCTCGCCGGAGCGCAATCTGCTCTTCGACATCAACGACTTCGACGAGACTCTGCCAGGCCCCTGGGAATGGGACGTGAAACGGCTCGCGGCCAGCCTCGTCATCGCCGCGCGGGCGAACGGCTTCCCGGACCGTGAGCGCGCGCGCCTCGTGCGGGCGTCGGTGCGGTCGTACCGGAAGTCGATGGCCCAGTACGCCCGGATGGGCAATCTGGAGGTCTGGTACGCGCGGATCGACGAGGCGCGGCTGCGGGCCGTCGCCGCGGTGCAACTCGCCGAGCGTGGGCGCGAGAACCTCGACCGCGCCCTGGTGAAGGCCCGTACCCGGGACAGTCGGCAGGTTCTCGGGAAACTCACCGAGTGGTCGGGCGGCCGGCGACGGATCGTCTCGGACCCGCCCCTCGTGGTACCGCTCACCGAGCTGGTGCCGGACGCGGAACGCATCGAGACCGAGGAGCGGTTCCGGGTCCTGCTACGGCGGTATGCCCGCAGCCTCCCGTCGGACCGCCGGGCGCTGCTCTCCGGCTTCCGGCTGGCGGACGTGGCGCGCAAGGTGGTCGGTGTGGGAAGCGTCGGTACGCGCTGCTGGGTCCTGCTCCTGCTCGGCCGGGACGACGACGATCCGCTCTTCCTCCAGGCCAAGGAGGCCGACACCTCGGTCCTCGCCGACCACGTCGGTACCAGCCGCTACCGCAACCAGGGCGAACGTGTCGTGGCGGGGCAACGGCTGATGCAGGCCACGAGCGACATCTTCCTCGGCTGGGAACGGGCGGAGGGGTTCGACGGCAGGCGCCGCGATTTCTACCTCCGCCAGCTGCGCGACTGGAAGGGGATCGCCGAACCGGAACGGATGACGCCGCAGGGGCTGACGCTGTTCGGAGAGGTCTGCGGGGCGACCCTGGCCCGCGCGCACGCCAGGTCGGGCGACCGGATCGCCATCGCGGGGTACCTGGGCAAGGGCGACGCCTTCGACCGGGCTCTCGGTGTGTTCGCGGAGGCGTACGCGGACCGCAACGAGCGGGACCACGAGGCGCTCGTGGCGGCGGTCCGCGCGGGTCGGCTACCCACCGCGGATCCTTCGGGGACCCGGTGA
- a CDS encoding DUF6011 domain-containing protein, protein MESSDELFPGTTPAPAPAGPEAGRDSGPERPLVRCRLCGRPLTGTGSRRSGLGPTCDAKLHPAPPDTRARRRDADQEPLPGL, encoded by the coding sequence ATGGAGTCATCCGACGAGCTCTTCCCCGGCACGACACCGGCACCTGCACCGGCCGGTCCGGAAGCGGGCCGGGACAGCGGCCCGGAACGCCCGCTCGTCCGCTGCCGCCTCTGCGGACGCCCGCTCACCGGCACGGGCTCCCGCCGGAGCGGCCTCGGCCCCACCTGCGACGCGAAGCTCCACCCCGCTCCGCCGGACACCCGCGCCCGCCGCCGGGACGCCGACCAGGAGCCCTTGCCGGGGCTGTGA
- a CDS encoding DUF7144 family membrane protein: MARTTGKTTAFQSGWTAFAGVLMIFGGAMAIFEGIAAIAKDDVFVTTRNYIFQWDLTGWGWVHLILGIVIALAGCALFTGALWARLIGVVLAGLGAVANFLWLPYYPFWSIILIAINIFVIWALCARTERTT; the protein is encoded by the coding sequence ATGGCCAGAACCACCGGGAAGACCACCGCGTTCCAGTCCGGATGGACGGCGTTCGCGGGCGTTCTGATGATTTTCGGCGGAGCGATGGCGATCTTCGAGGGCATCGCCGCCATCGCCAAGGACGACGTGTTCGTCACCACGCGCAACTACATCTTCCAGTGGGACCTCACGGGCTGGGGCTGGGTCCACCTCATCCTGGGCATCGTCATCGCCCTCGCCGGATGCGCCCTGTTCACCGGTGCGTTGTGGGCCAGGCTGATCGGCGTGGTGCTGGCGGGTCTCGGTGCGGTCGCCAACTTCCTCTGGCTGCCGTACTACCCGTTCTGGTCGATCATCCTCATCGCCATCAACATCTTCGTGATCTGGGCCCTGTGCGCCCGCACCGAGCGAACCACCTGA
- a CDS encoding DEAD/DEAH box helicase gives MTLIDQLPPTADPDALFEAFSSWTESQGIVLYPAQEEALIEVVSGANVILSTPTGSGKSLVAAGAHFTALAQDKVTFYTAPIKALVSEKFFDLCKLFGTENVGMLTGDASVNADAPVICCTAEVLASIALRDGKYADIGQVVMDEFHFYAEPDRGWAWQIPLLELPQAQFVLMSATLGDVAMFEKDITRRTGRPTSVVRSATRPVPLSYEYRLTPITETLTELLDTRQSPVYIVHFTQAAAVERAQSLMSINMCSKEEKEKIADLIGNFRFTTKFGQNLSRYVRHGIGVHHAGMLPKYRRLVEKLAQAGLLKVICGTDTLGVGVNVPIRTVLFTALTKYDGTRVRTLRAREFHQIAGRAGRAGFDTAGFVVAQAPEHVIENEKNVKKAGDDPKKKRKVVRKKAPEGFVAWSETTFDKLIQSDPEPLTSRFRVTHTMLLSVIARPGNAFTAMRHLLEDNHEPRRAQLRHIRRAIAIYRSLLDGGVVEQLAEPDAEGRIVRLTVDLQQDFALNQPLSTFALAAFDLLDAESPSYALDMVSVVESTLDDPRQILAAQQNKARGEAVGQMKADGVEYEERMERLQEVTYPKPLGELLWHAYDVYRKSHPWVGDHPVSPKSVIRDMYERAMTFTEFTSNYELARTEGIVLRYLASAYKALEHTIPDDIKSEDLQDLIAWLGEMVRQVDSSLLDEWEQLANPEVETAEQAQEKADEVKPVTANARAFRVLVRNAMFRRVELAALDRVRDLGELDGDSGWDEDAWGEAMDAYWDEFDELGTGPDARGPKLLKIEEDPAHGVWRVWQAFADPNGDHDWGIRAEVDLAASDEEGHAVVRVTAVGQL, from the coding sequence GTGACCCTTATCGATCAGCTGCCCCCCACCGCAGACCCGGACGCTCTCTTCGAGGCATTCTCCTCGTGGACCGAGAGTCAGGGAATCGTCCTCTACCCCGCGCAGGAGGAGGCGCTGATCGAGGTGGTCTCCGGCGCGAACGTCATCCTGTCCACGCCGACCGGCTCGGGCAAGAGCCTGGTCGCGGCCGGCGCGCACTTCACGGCGCTGGCGCAGGACAAGGTCACCTTCTACACCGCTCCGATCAAGGCGCTGGTCTCGGAGAAGTTCTTCGACCTGTGCAAGCTCTTCGGCACGGAGAACGTCGGCATGCTCACGGGCGACGCCTCGGTCAACGCCGACGCGCCCGTCATCTGCTGCACGGCGGAGGTGCTGGCCTCGATCGCGCTGCGCGACGGCAAGTACGCCGACATCGGCCAGGTCGTGATGGACGAGTTCCACTTCTACGCGGAACCCGACCGCGGCTGGGCGTGGCAGATCCCGCTGCTGGAGCTGCCGCAGGCCCAGTTCGTCCTGATGTCGGCGACCCTCGGCGACGTCGCGATGTTCGAGAAGGACATCACCCGCCGCACCGGACGGCCGACCTCCGTGGTGCGCTCGGCGACCCGTCCGGTGCCGCTCAGCTACGAGTACCGGCTCACCCCGATCACGGAGACGCTCACCGAGCTGCTGGACACCCGGCAGTCCCCCGTCTACATCGTGCACTTCACGCAGGCCGCCGCCGTGGAGCGGGCGCAGTCGCTGATGAGCATCAACATGTGCAGCAAGGAGGAGAAGGAGAAGATCGCCGATCTGATCGGCAACTTCCGCTTCACCACCAAGTTCGGCCAGAACCTCTCCCGGTACGTGCGGCACGGCATCGGGGTCCACCACGCCGGAATGCTGCCCAAGTACCGCCGTCTGGTGGAGAAGCTCGCGCAGGCGGGTCTGCTGAAGGTGATCTGCGGGACGGACACGCTCGGCGTCGGGGTCAACGTCCCCATCCGCACGGTGCTGTTCACGGCGCTCACCAAGTACGACGGCACCCGGGTGCGGACGCTGCGGGCGCGCGAGTTCCACCAGATCGCGGGCCGCGCCGGGCGCGCGGGGTTCGACACGGCCGGGTTCGTGGTGGCGCAGGCACCCGAGCACGTCATCGAGAACGAGAAGAACGTCAAGAAGGCGGGCGACGACCCGAAGAAGAAGCGCAAGGTCGTCCGGAAGAAGGCCCCCGAGGGCTTCGTGGCCTGGTCGGAGACGACCTTCGACAAGCTGATCCAGTCCGACCCGGAGCCGCTGACCTCGCGCTTCCGGGTCACGCACACCATGCTGCTCTCGGTGATCGCCCGTCCCGGCAACGCCTTCACGGCGATGCGCCACCTGCTGGAGGACAACCACGAGCCGCGCCGGGCGCAGTTGCGGCACATCCGGCGGGCCATCGCGATCTACCGCTCGCTGCTCGACGGCGGCGTGGTGGAGCAGCTGGCGGAGCCGGACGCCGAGGGCCGGATCGTCCGGCTGACCGTGGACCTCCAGCAGGACTTCGCGCTGAACCAGCCGCTGTCCACGTTCGCGCTCGCCGCGTTCGACCTTCTGGACGCCGAATCCCCTTCGTACGCGCTGGACATGGTCTCCGTCGTCGAGTCGACGCTGGACGACCCGCGCCAGATCCTCGCCGCCCAGCAGAACAAGGCGCGCGGCGAGGCAGTCGGGCAGATGAAGGCGGACGGCGTCGAGTACGAGGAGCGCATGGAGCGGCTCCAGGAGGTCACGTACCCGAAGCCGCTGGGCGAACTGCTGTGGCACGCCTACGACGTGTACCGCAAGAGCCACCCGTGGGTCGGGGACCATCCGGTGTCGCCGAAGTCGGTGATCCGGGACATGTACGAACGCGCCATGACGTTCACGGAGTTCACCTCGAACTACGAGCTGGCCCGCACCGAGGGCATCGTGCTGCGCTACCTCGCGAGCGCGTACAAGGCGCTGGAGCACACGATCCCGGACGACATCAAGTCCGAGGACCTCCAGGACCTGATCGCCTGGCTGGGCGAGATGGTGCGCCAGGTGGACTCCAGCCTGCTGGACGAGTGGGAGCAGCTCGCCAACCCGGAGGTGGAGACCGCCGAGCAGGCGCAGGAGAAGGCCGACGAGGTCAAGCCGGTCACCGCGAACGCCCGCGCCTTCCGCGTGCTGGTGCGCAACGCCATGTTCCGCCGGGTCGAGCTGGCCGCGCTGGACCGGGTCCGCGACCTCGGCGAGCTGGACGGGGACTCCGGCTGGGACGAGGACGCCTGGGGCGAGGCGATGGACGCCTACTGGGACGAGTTCGACGAGCTGGGTACGGGCCCCGACGCACGCGGCCCCAAGCTGCTGAAGATCGAGGAGGACCCGGCGCACGGTGTGTGGCGGGTGTGGCAGGCTTTCGCCGACCCGAACGGTGACCACGACTGGGGCATCCGCGCCGAAGTGGATCTCGCGGCCTCCGACGAAGAAGGCCACGCGGTCGTGCGTGTCACCGCGGTGGGTCAGTTGTGA
- a CDS encoding acyl-CoA thioesterase, protein MTNPAELLVGLLDLERIEVNIFRGRSPEESLQRVFGGQVAGQALVAAGRTTEGDRPVHSLHAYFLRPGRPGVPIVYQVERVRDGRSFTTRRVTAVQEGRTIFNLTASFHRPEEAAFEHQLPAARIVPDPEELPAVADEVREHLGGLPEALERMARRQPFDIRYVDRLRWTQEEVTGAEPRSAVWMRAVGPLGDDPLVHTCALTYASDMTLLDAVRLPVEPLWGPRGFDMASLDHAMWFHRPFRADEWFLYDQESPIATGGRGLARGRIYDREGNLLVSVVQEGLFRRLGA, encoded by the coding sequence ATGACGAACCCCGCCGAGCTCCTGGTCGGCCTGCTCGACCTGGAACGGATCGAGGTCAACATCTTCCGCGGCCGGAGCCCCGAGGAGTCCCTCCAGCGGGTCTTCGGCGGTCAGGTCGCGGGCCAGGCGCTGGTCGCCGCCGGCCGGACCACCGAAGGCGACCGGCCGGTGCACTCGCTGCACGCCTACTTCCTGCGCCCGGGGCGGCCGGGCGTGCCGATCGTGTACCAGGTGGAGCGGGTGCGCGACGGCCGTTCCTTCACGACGCGGCGGGTCACGGCGGTGCAGGAGGGCCGGACGATCTTCAACCTGACGGCCTCCTTCCACCGGCCCGAGGAAGCGGCCTTCGAGCACCAGCTGCCGGCCGCCCGTATCGTCCCCGACCCCGAGGAGCTGCCCGCGGTCGCCGACGAGGTGCGCGAGCACCTGGGCGGGCTGCCCGAGGCGCTGGAGCGGATGGCCCGCCGCCAGCCGTTCGACATCCGGTACGTGGACCGGCTGCGCTGGACCCAGGAGGAGGTCACGGGCGCGGAGCCGCGCAGCGCGGTGTGGATGCGCGCGGTCGGCCCGCTGGGCGACGACCCGCTGGTGCACACCTGCGCGCTGACGTACGCGAGCGACATGACGCTGCTGGACGCCGTCCGCCTCCCGGTGGAGCCCCTGTGGGGCCCGCGCGGCTTCGACATGGCCTCCCTGGACCACGCCATGTGGTTTCACAGGCCGTTCCGGGCGGACGAGTGGTTCCTGTACGACCAGGAGTCGCCGATCGCCACGGGCGGCCGGGGTCTGGCGCGCGGCCGGATCTACGACCGGGAGGGCAACCTGCTGGTGTCCGTGGTGCAGGAGGGGCTGTTCCGGCGCCTGGGGGCGTAG
- a CDS encoding esterase-like activity of phytase family protein produces the protein MRSSLIRRACAASLVLAAAVAPAVAAQSDSAPALPAAAPPAAAPSAGAYARLLGEKIVPRGLSFENTTVGGLSGIDRNPCTGEYVLISDDRSYLQPARFYTAAIEVDGAGVHSVDFTSTHPFLQPDGSVYPPASTNDGKAVDPEEIRVDPRTCRYWWAQEGDRPTSATAPVIQPSIQFASPAGAYLGQLRLPPNYVITLDDRGLRRNKAVEAITFGSGDRVLTSAVEGPLLQDGPEPDLEHGALVRVTQQSRAGDVLAQYAYPVEKIFAASDPTSPWPPDTGVPSILAFPDDPDRYLVLERSWVAGSDYKIRLYDATTRGATDVQRVDSLTGRRVVPMRKKLVADFDDLDLSTVDNTEGMTWGPVLRGGERTVVLVSDDNFADDAVTQIVALGIRVR, from the coding sequence ATGAGATCCTCCTTGATCCGTCGCGCGTGCGCGGCATCCCTGGTGCTGGCGGCGGCCGTGGCCCCGGCCGTGGCGGCGCAGTCGGACAGCGCCCCCGCCCTGCCGGCCGCCGCACCGCCCGCCGCCGCTCCGTCCGCAGGGGCGTACGCCCGGCTGCTGGGCGAGAAGATCGTCCCGCGCGGTCTCTCCTTCGAGAACACGACGGTGGGCGGGCTGTCCGGCATCGACCGGAACCCGTGCACCGGCGAGTACGTCCTGATCAGCGACGACCGCTCGTACCTGCAGCCCGCCCGCTTCTACACCGCGGCGATCGAGGTGGACGGGGCCGGGGTCCACTCCGTCGACTTCACCTCCACCCACCCCTTCCTGCAGCCGGACGGTTCGGTGTATCCGCCGGCGAGCACCAACGACGGCAAGGCCGTCGACCCCGAGGAGATCCGGGTCGACCCGCGCACCTGCCGCTACTGGTGGGCGCAGGAGGGGGACCGTCCCACGTCCGCCACCGCCCCGGTGATCCAGCCGTCGATCCAGTTCGCCTCCCCCGCCGGGGCGTACCTGGGGCAGCTGCGACTGCCGCCCAACTACGTGATCACCCTGGACGACCGTGGTCTGCGGCGGAACAAGGCGGTGGAGGCGATCACCTTCGGATCCGGGGACCGCGTGCTCACCAGCGCCGTCGAGGGTCCGCTGCTCCAGGACGGCCCGGAGCCCGACCTGGAGCACGGCGCCCTGGTCCGCGTCACCCAGCAGAGCCGGGCGGGGGACGTGCTCGCGCAGTACGCCTACCCCGTCGAGAAGATCTTCGCCGCCTCCGACCCCACCAGCCCGTGGCCCCCGGACACCGGCGTCCCGTCGATCCTCGCCTTCCCCGACGACCCGGACCGCTACCTGGTGCTCGAACGCTCCTGGGTGGCCGGATCGGACTACAAGATCCGTCTCTACGACGCCACCACCCGGGGTGCGACCGACGTCCAGCGCGTCGACTCGCTGACCGGGCGGAGAGTCGTGCCGATGCGCAAGAAGCTGGTCGCGGACTTCGACGATCTGGACCTGTCCACGGTCGACAACACCGAGGGCATGACCTGGGGGCCGGTCCTGCGGGGTGGTGAGCGGACCGTGGTGCTGGTCAGTGACGACAACTTCGCCGACGACGCGGTCACCCAGATCGTCGCTCTCGGCATCCGCGTGCGCTGA
- a CDS encoding GNAT family N-acetyltransferase, which produces MTEIVSVSGPGLVTYADELAALLVDTVHDGASVGFVDPLDRGAAADWWRERAGAVEAGRLRVWIARDGERVAGTISLVPALLPNALHRAEVSKLMVRPSGRGRGLGRALLTAVEEWAASAGLSLLVLDTETGSAAERLYRAAGWTECGSVPAYALDPAGALRATTFYYKVPGDAEATAGPDGPGETMVGDAS; this is translated from the coding sequence ATGACCGAGATCGTCTCCGTGTCGGGCCCCGGACTCGTCACGTACGCCGACGAACTGGCCGCCCTCCTGGTGGACACCGTGCACGACGGCGCGTCGGTCGGCTTCGTCGACCCGCTCGACCGGGGCGCCGCCGCCGACTGGTGGCGGGAGCGCGCCGGGGCCGTGGAGGCGGGCCGGTTGCGCGTCTGGATCGCCCGGGACGGCGAACGTGTGGCAGGCACCATCAGCCTCGTACCGGCCCTGCTGCCGAACGCCCTGCACCGTGCCGAGGTCTCGAAGCTGATGGTGCGCCCGTCCGGGCGGGGCCGCGGGCTGGGCCGGGCGTTGCTGACCGCCGTGGAGGAGTGGGCGGCCTCAGCGGGCCTCTCCCTGCTCGTCCTGGACACCGAGACGGGGAGCGCGGCCGAGCGTTTGTACCGGGCGGCAGGCTGGACGGAGTGCGGCTCGGTGCCGGCGTACGCGCTGGACCCTGCGGGGGCGCTCCGGGCGACGACCTTCTACTACAAGGTCCCCGGCGATGCCGAGGCGACTGCGGGTCCGGACGGCCCCGGGGAGACAATGGTCGGCGACGCCTCCTGA
- a CDS encoding helix-turn-helix domain-containing protein, with amino-acid sequence MRDGSEAETADSRLAARLASLRAEHGWSLDELSGLTGLSRSTLSRVERGELSPTAASLGRLCTAYGRTMSRLLTEIESEPPRRVPAGSQQVWYDASVGFTRRSVSPPHPGLRGEVVECTLDPGATISCENPPVPGVEQHVWVREGVAGITVDGSTHTLGPGDCLRFRLDGPSRFHCPGPERTRYVLMIVMP; translated from the coding sequence ATGAGAGACGGTAGCGAGGCGGAGACCGCCGACAGCCGGCTGGCCGCCCGGCTCGCGTCCCTGCGGGCCGAGCACGGCTGGTCACTGGACGAGCTGTCCGGCCTGACCGGCCTGAGCAGGTCCACCCTGTCGCGGGTGGAGCGGGGCGAGCTGAGCCCGACCGCGGCTTCGCTGGGCCGGCTCTGCACGGCGTACGGACGGACGATGTCGCGGCTGCTGACGGAGATCGAGTCGGAGCCGCCCCGCCGCGTCCCCGCCGGGTCGCAGCAGGTCTGGTACGACGCGTCCGTCGGATTCACCCGGCGATCGGTGTCGCCGCCGCACCCGGGACTGCGCGGCGAGGTCGTCGAGTGCACCCTCGACCCCGGCGCGACGATCTCCTGCGAGAACCCCCCGGTGCCGGGCGTGGAACAGCACGTGTGGGTACGGGAAGGGGTGGCGGGGATCACCGTGGACGGGAGCACGCACACCCTGGGCCCCGGTGACTGCCTGCGGTTCCGCCTGGACGGACCCTCCCGCTTCCACTGCCCGGGTCCGGAGCGGACCCGTTACGTCCTGATGATCGTGATGCCGTGA
- a CDS encoding 3'-5' exonuclease, producing the protein MDFGDGLLNVVDVESTCWEGEAPAGQVSEIVEIGLTVVDLRAGERLAKHRVLVRPRRSVLSAFCTELTGLTRAEVDAGVSFAEACRLLTADHRSGTRPWASWGDYDRKMFLGQSRASGVPYPFGHRHTNAKTAFTEDRGLRRRPGMAQALEIAGLPLEGRHHRGDDDAWNIAALVLDMAGRGGWPLTR; encoded by the coding sequence ATGGACTTCGGGGACGGGCTGCTCAACGTGGTGGATGTCGAGTCGACCTGCTGGGAGGGGGAGGCCCCGGCCGGGCAGGTGAGCGAGATCGTCGAGATCGGCCTCACCGTCGTGGACCTGCGGGCGGGCGAGCGGCTGGCCAAGCACCGGGTGCTGGTGAGACCGCGGCGCTCGGTCCTCTCGGCGTTCTGCACCGAACTCACCGGCCTCACCCGGGCGGAGGTCGACGCGGGGGTCTCCTTCGCCGAGGCGTGCCGCCTGTTGACGGCCGATCACCGCAGTGGGACGCGGCCCTGGGCGAGTTGGGGCGACTACGACCGCAAGATGTTCCTCGGCCAGTCTCGTGCGTCCGGAGTCCCTTACCCCTTCGGCCACCGCCACACCAACGCGAAGACCGCGTTCACCGAGGACCGGGGGCTGCGGCGGAGACCCGGCATGGCGCAGGCGCTGGAGATCGCCGGGCTGCCGCTGGAGGGCCGTCACCACCGGGGCGACGACGACGCGTGGAACATCGCCGCGCTGGTACTGGACATGGCCGGGCGCGGAGGATGGCCGCTGACCCGCTGA